A single Marinobacter sp. es.042 DNA region contains:
- a CDS encoding histidine kinase, translating to MVFVVFLLAYMVRRRLDSLDMLSGDEVWRRWFRYGSRVRAGHESGIATGLALVLLPALILGLAEYLLVSSGWRMAAYPLEFLVLVVLMGTPGWRQVLRAYAEAWHRGDMQSAWHHVKDLLPADERGAAVSPEAMHLSLSKALMVSVFQRFFLVAFWYVVGGIGLAVLARGLVALAEQWPQAPARPRFAKMSDLAGWIPARLLSLTFGIAGDLAGWLRQTRQTLTGISKKAGEVLMISANGSLTGYALDPARFSRIHPDEWTAFGGRSLRAVRDLLNRSMLVWICILALLVISGVV from the coding sequence ATGGTATTTGTTGTGTTTCTTCTGGCCTACATGGTGCGCAGGCGTCTGGATTCCCTGGACATGCTGTCTGGCGATGAGGTCTGGCGCCGTTGGTTCCGCTACGGCAGCCGGGTCAGGGCGGGCCATGAATCGGGGATAGCGACCGGGTTGGCACTGGTCCTGTTGCCGGCCCTGATACTGGGGCTTGCGGAATACCTGCTGGTGTCTTCTGGCTGGAGAATGGCGGCTTACCCGCTGGAGTTCCTGGTGCTGGTCGTCCTTATGGGAACGCCGGGCTGGCGACAGGTACTGCGGGCCTATGCGGAGGCGTGGCATCGGGGAGACATGCAGTCGGCCTGGCATCATGTGAAAGACCTTCTTCCGGCCGATGAACGGGGAGCCGCAGTGTCTCCCGAGGCCATGCACCTCTCCCTGTCCAAGGCACTGATGGTTTCGGTGTTCCAGCGCTTTTTTCTGGTGGCTTTCTGGTATGTGGTTGGCGGTATCGGTCTCGCGGTCCTGGCGCGTGGGCTGGTAGCGCTCGCCGAGCAATGGCCGCAGGCGCCGGCGAGGCCCAGGTTTGCAAAAATGTCCGACCTTGCCGGCTGGATTCCTGCCAGGCTTTTGTCGTTAACGTTCGGAATTGCCGGAGATCTGGCCGGGTGGCTGCGTCAAACTCGCCAGACTCTGACCGGAATCTCCAAAAAAGCGGGTGAGGTACTCATGATTTCGGCCAACGGGTCGTTAACCGGGTATGCACTGGATCCAGCGAGGTTTTCCCGGATTCACCCGGATGAGTGGACAGCGTTTGGGGGAAGGAGTCTGCGAGCGGTAAGGGATCTGCTGAACAGAAGCATGCTGGTATGGATATGCATACTCGCCCT
- the ampD gene encoding 1,6-anhydro-N-acetylmuramyl-L-alanine amidase AmpD, whose product MPDSDVFSERPSASGTDGNSLRETGRISFARWTPSPNFGPRPDGAGISLLVVHNISLPPGQFGGREIEDFFCNQLDHSAHPYFKTIEGVQVSAHLLIRRDGALVQFVSLLDRAWHAGRSCFEGQEECNDFSIGIELEGTDDTPYTTEQYRMLAKVADLIMTAWPDVTANRITGHCDIAPGRKSDPGPAFDWRYFRSALEIVRGSGRNV is encoded by the coding sequence TTGCCCGATTCAGACGTTTTTTCCGAACGCCCCTCAGCCTCTGGTACCGATGGAAATTCGCTTCGCGAAACCGGGCGGATTTCCTTCGCCCGCTGGACCCCTTCGCCGAATTTCGGGCCTCGTCCGGATGGAGCGGGCATCTCTCTTCTGGTCGTCCACAATATCAGCCTGCCTCCGGGCCAGTTTGGTGGCCGCGAAATAGAAGACTTCTTCTGCAACCAACTCGACCATTCTGCGCACCCCTACTTCAAGACTATCGAGGGCGTCCAGGTGTCTGCGCACCTGCTGATTCGCCGCGATGGCGCGCTGGTGCAGTTTGTCAGCCTGCTTGATCGGGCCTGGCATGCCGGCCGATCGTGTTTTGAAGGGCAGGAGGAATGCAATGATTTTTCCATCGGGATTGAACTGGAGGGGACCGACGACACCCCTTACACCACCGAACAATATCGCATGCTGGCGAAAGTGGCGGACCTGATTATGACGGCCTGGCCGGATGTCACGGCCAATCGGATTACCGGGCACTGCGACATTGCGCCCGGCAGGAAGAGCGATCCCGGCCCGGCTTTTGACTGGCGGTATTTTCGGTCAGCCCTGGAAATAGTCCGAGGATCGGGGAGGAACGTCTGA
- a CDS encoding DUF1631 domain-containing protein, whose product MVHDNKVVSFSGQKPPARFSLPASLVRLRDASGQSLKSVLASFFDRADDALFELADRAGSNLDQTAYFDAMRELRLRRKAMVVSILQYVSQAFNEIGRFQPQQSAKSLDEVDEDSLSLVDHSQLEQQVAVDNLINKLRNRYTEQIRLLTVRVGHLVPGIELKDAQMPLSPEIICGGVAEACADLDIDIRAKLVVLKLFDRLLADTLGDFYKEANRTLISEGVMPDMKRPPTGKVPSRSGQRGSAESSGPPSASGRADSASESQGMSQSQATFSELSALLHRGESNAVTGGSPVGESYIDTDRLMARLTEAQSSSRQWGEGTVVPLDEQLQPILRSGDGNSLSVGQVDSDVINLVSMLFDFILEDRQLHPVMKALIGRLQIPVLKVALSDKNFFNRGGHPVRKLLNELALSAIGWTEKKAGQRDPLRDKIESVVDRVLTEFTTNVSLFEELLKDFSHFMDLDRRRRELVEQRLRDAEEGRARQERASQAAEGLVQELTEQRDVPEPVAGLLSEAWTRYLQWVVLREGEDSDRWQHARNLTEQLVWSVDPRPVTDTTRSDLLRAIPAIVDDLRKALQDISWDPFATDAAIRDLELAHVDVFQRLVTAPSRPESPSEPGDLLVPEPAAEQPVEPPEPAAEDAVRATPAPAEPEEPVSVVSETASQASQADADAQTASVSPEWLTKAESLRVGSWIELTRDETRVRCKLAAFIKATGKYIFVNRSGAKVAEYLRQELAADMESGKISMLDDGLIFDRALESIIDNLRSSRKD is encoded by the coding sequence ATGGTGCACGATAACAAGGTTGTCAGCTTTTCAGGCCAGAAACCGCCCGCCCGGTTTTCTTTGCCTGCGTCCCTCGTGCGCCTTCGTGACGCATCGGGTCAGTCCCTCAAGTCCGTTCTTGCCAGTTTTTTCGATCGTGCCGATGATGCCCTGTTTGAACTCGCCGACAGAGCCGGCTCCAACCTCGACCAGACCGCCTACTTTGATGCCATGCGGGAGCTCAGGCTTCGTCGCAAGGCCATGGTGGTCTCGATCCTCCAGTATGTCAGCCAGGCGTTCAATGAGATCGGCAGGTTCCAGCCCCAGCAAAGCGCCAAGTCCCTGGATGAAGTTGACGAGGACTCTCTCAGCCTCGTTGACCATTCCCAGCTTGAGCAGCAGGTGGCAGTCGACAATCTCATAAATAAACTCCGGAACCGTTATACCGAACAGATCCGTCTGCTTACCGTCCGGGTTGGGCATCTGGTGCCGGGTATTGAGCTGAAAGACGCGCAAATGCCACTGAGCCCTGAGATCATCTGCGGCGGTGTTGCCGAGGCCTGTGCCGACCTCGACATTGATATCCGGGCCAAGCTGGTGGTTCTGAAACTGTTTGATCGCCTGCTTGCCGATACCCTCGGTGATTTCTACAAAGAAGCCAATCGCACCTTGATCAGTGAAGGCGTAATGCCTGACATGAAACGACCGCCCACCGGCAAGGTGCCCTCCCGCTCCGGTCAACGTGGGTCAGCAGAGAGTTCAGGGCCGCCAAGTGCCAGCGGGCGGGCGGATTCCGCCAGCGAGAGTCAGGGTATGTCTCAGTCACAGGCCACTTTCTCGGAGCTCAGCGCGCTGTTGCACCGCGGCGAGTCTAATGCGGTCACTGGCGGATCTCCGGTGGGCGAAAGCTACATTGATACCGACAGGCTCATGGCCCGTTTGACTGAAGCGCAGTCGAGCAGCAGGCAATGGGGTGAAGGTACCGTTGTACCTCTGGACGAACAGCTTCAACCCATCCTGCGTTCCGGCGATGGCAACAGCCTCAGCGTTGGGCAGGTCGACAGTGACGTGATCAATCTGGTTTCCATGCTGTTCGACTTTATTCTGGAAGATCGCCAACTGCATCCGGTGATGAAAGCATTGATCGGGCGCCTGCAGATTCCGGTGCTGAAAGTGGCGCTTAGTGACAAGAACTTTTTCAATCGGGGCGGCCATCCGGTTCGAAAACTGCTTAACGAGCTGGCACTCTCGGCCATTGGCTGGACCGAGAAGAAGGCCGGGCAAAGAGACCCGCTTCGGGATAAAATCGAATCGGTGGTAGATCGGGTTCTGACTGAGTTCACTACCAACGTCTCTCTGTTCGAGGAGTTGCTGAAAGATTTCAGCCACTTCATGGATCTCGATCGCCGGCGTCGTGAGCTCGTCGAACAACGTCTTCGGGATGCTGAAGAAGGGCGTGCTCGTCAGGAGCGGGCGTCCCAGGCGGCGGAAGGCCTGGTTCAGGAGCTGACAGAACAGCGGGACGTACCCGAACCGGTTGCCGGCCTCCTGAGCGAAGCCTGGACCCGGTACCTGCAATGGGTTGTCCTCCGGGAGGGCGAGGACAGCGACCGGTGGCAGCACGCCCGGAACCTGACCGAGCAGCTGGTCTGGAGTGTGGATCCGCGCCCGGTCACTGATACCACCAGGTCAGATCTGCTGAGGGCAATACCGGCCATTGTGGACGACCTTCGCAAGGCACTGCAGGATATTTCCTGGGACCCGTTTGCCACCGATGCGGCCATTCGCGACCTTGAACTTGCCCACGTGGACGTTTTCCAGCGATTGGTGACGGCTCCGTCCAGGCCGGAATCACCTTCGGAGCCAGGGGATCTGCTCGTTCCGGAACCCGCTGCTGAGCAGCCCGTCGAGCCCCCTGAGCCGGCGGCCGAAGACGCTGTCAGAGCAACGCCCGCGCCGGCCGAGCCCGAAGAGCCTGTTTCTGTGGTCAGCGAGACTGCCTCTCAGGCCTCACAGGCGGACGCTGATGCGCAGACTGCCTCAGTATCTCCAGAGTGGCTGACAAAGGCCGAAAGCCTGCGTGTGGGTTCCTGGATTGAACTCACCCGCGACGAAACCCGGGTGCGCTGCAAGCTCGCGGCCTTTATCAAGGCCACTGGCAAATATATCTTTGTGAATCGCAGTGGTGCGAAGGTGGCAGAGTATCTGCGTCAGGAACTGGCCGCCGACATGGAATCCGGGAAAATCAGCATGCTGGATGATGGCCTGATCTTCGACCGGGCACTGGAGTCGATCATCGACAACCTACGCAGCAGCCGCAAGGACTGA
- the nadC gene encoding carboxylating nicotinate-nucleotide diphosphorylase: MIPPELLRQARIENVAQSLREDIGDGDITARLIPANKQATGRVITRETATIAGREWVDEVFRQVDPAVELNWQVADGETVSPDQVLFTMQGSARSLLSSERAALNWLQSLSGVATACAGYAARVAHTGVRLLDTRKTLPGLRLAQKYAVTCGGCFNHRIGLWDAFLIKENHIAACGSIAQAIEAAHRIAPGKPVEVETENLDELEQALRAGADIIMLDEFSLEDMRTAVATTGGKAKLEASGGINADTLVPIAETGVDFISIGALTKDLKAVDLSMRLD; the protein is encoded by the coding sequence ATGATCCCCCCTGAACTCCTCCGCCAGGCCAGAATTGAAAATGTTGCCCAGAGTCTGCGGGAGGACATCGGCGATGGCGACATCACGGCCAGACTGATACCCGCCAACAAACAGGCAACAGGGCGGGTAATTACGCGGGAAACCGCCACCATCGCGGGCAGGGAGTGGGTGGACGAGGTTTTCCGACAGGTGGATCCGGCCGTTGAGCTCAACTGGCAGGTTGCCGATGGCGAGACCGTGTCACCGGATCAGGTGTTGTTTACCATGCAGGGTTCGGCACGAAGCCTGCTGAGCTCCGAACGCGCGGCTCTGAACTGGCTCCAGTCCCTGTCTGGCGTTGCGACCGCCTGCGCCGGCTATGCCGCCCGGGTTGCGCACACCGGTGTTCGACTGCTGGATACCCGTAAAACCCTGCCGGGTCTGCGCCTGGCCCAGAAATACGCTGTAACCTGTGGCGGCTGCTTCAATCATCGGATCGGGCTGTGGGATGCTTTCCTGATCAAAGAAAATCACATTGCCGCCTGCGGCTCCATTGCCCAGGCCATTGAAGCCGCCCACCGGATTGCGCCAGGCAAACCGGTGGAGGTGGAAACCGAGAACCTTGACGAGCTGGAACAAGCCCTTCGAGCGGGTGCAGACATCATCATGCTGGATGAGTTCTCACTTGAAGACATGCGGACCGCGGTCGCTACCACGGGTGGCAAAGCAAAGCTGGAGGCATCCGGGGGAATCAATGCCGACACCCTGGTGCCGATCGCCGAAACCGGCGTGGACTTCATCTCGATTGGCGCGCTGACCAAGGATTTAAAGGCTGTCGACCTGTCAATGAGACTGGACTGA
- a CDS encoding YqcC family protein yields MTESGNPVGQVADCLLNIEMELRQLGLWESEPPPDEAFQSAQPFCIDTLEFTQWLQFVFVERMKIIIENDHPLPSASGIAPMAEEHFRGRPESGNRLVRELEVIDRLLSGE; encoded by the coding sequence ATGACCGAATCCGGTAACCCGGTCGGGCAGGTTGCGGACTGCCTTCTGAACATTGAGATGGAGTTGCGGCAGCTGGGGCTCTGGGAGTCAGAGCCGCCACCGGACGAGGCGTTCCAGAGTGCGCAGCCCTTTTGCATCGATACGCTGGAATTTACCCAGTGGCTGCAATTTGTTTTTGTGGAAAGAATGAAGATCATCATCGAAAACGACCACCCGTTGCCCTCGGCCTCCGGCATAGCGCCGATGGCCGAAGAGCATTTCCGGGGGCGACCGGAGTCCGGTAACAGGCTGGTTCGGGAGCTGGAGGTGATCGACCGCCTGCTTAGCGGGGAGTGA
- a CDS encoding ParA family protein, with translation MRRVVFNQKGGVGKSSITCNLAAISAARGKRTLVVDLDPQGNSTHYLLGKPASELKDTVADMLEQTVAFTVFNRRPDEFVHASPFKNLFVMPSSPELDFLERKLEAKHKIYKLREALKKLGESFDAIYIDTAPALNFYTRSALIAAQRCLIPFDCDDFSRQALYNILNEIRDLQEDHNEDLVVEGIVANQFQPRASLPKQLVRELTEEGLPVLPVRLSSSVKMKESHQSRQPLIHMAPKHPLTRQYEDLFRVLHGETVELEPLND, from the coding sequence ATGAGACGGGTGGTATTCAACCAGAAAGGCGGTGTCGGTAAGTCCAGTATCACGTGCAATCTCGCAGCTATCAGCGCCGCTCGTGGAAAGCGAACCCTGGTCGTGGATCTTGATCCGCAGGGAAACTCCACCCACTACCTGCTGGGCAAGCCTGCCAGCGAGCTCAAGGACACCGTGGCGGATATGCTGGAGCAGACGGTGGCCTTTACCGTGTTCAATCGCCGTCCGGACGAATTTGTCCATGCCTCACCGTTCAAGAACCTGTTTGTGATGCCCTCCAGCCCGGAGCTGGATTTTCTCGAGCGCAAGCTGGAGGCCAAGCACAAGATATACAAGCTGAGGGAAGCCCTGAAAAAACTGGGTGAATCCTTCGATGCGATCTACATCGATACCGCGCCGGCGCTCAATTTTTATACCCGGTCTGCCCTGATTGCAGCCCAGCGCTGCCTGATACCCTTCGACTGTGACGATTTTTCCCGTCAGGCGCTGTATAACATCCTCAACGAAATTCGTGATCTGCAGGAAGACCACAACGAGGATCTTGTTGTCGAAGGGATTGTTGCCAACCAGTTCCAGCCGCGGGCCAGCCTGCCCAAACAGCTGGTCAGGGAGCTTACCGAGGAGGGCTTGCCGGTTCTGCCTGTGCGTCTCTCGAGTTCCGTGAAGATGAAAGAGTCCCACCAGAGCCGGCAGCCCCTGATTCACATGGCACCCAAGCACCCACTGACGCGCCAGTACGAGGACCTGTTCCGGGTTCTGCATGGCGAAACCGTGGAGCTTGAGCCGCTTAACGATTGA
- the hda gene encoding DnaA regulatory inactivator Hda, whose protein sequence is MTASQLVLGVKLRDDARFDNFHGDRNTGAAQRLESVCQQPHDMPVVVLCGDADTGKSHLLQAVCHLGEKQGRAAVCISIAELEPFGPDALSGLETHEIVCLDDVDRIAGQRVWEEAIFHLYNRILDRGGLLLVSLADLPASLPFELPDLISRFSHGLVIQLGIYRDEDRLTILRARAEKRGLVMADDVASYIMRRAPRRLGDLLGILDILDENSLQAQRRLTIPFVKTVMGW, encoded by the coding sequence ATGACCGCATCCCAGTTGGTGCTCGGGGTTAAGCTGCGTGACGACGCCCGATTCGACAATTTCCATGGCGACCGGAACACGGGCGCAGCCCAGCGTCTTGAAAGCGTTTGTCAGCAACCTCATGATATGCCTGTCGTTGTTCTGTGCGGTGATGCCGATACCGGCAAGAGCCATCTTCTACAGGCAGTGTGCCACCTGGGCGAAAAGCAGGGCAGGGCAGCGGTGTGTATCAGCATCGCAGAGCTCGAGCCTTTTGGTCCCGATGCCTTGTCGGGGCTTGAGACCCATGAGATCGTCTGTCTTGACGATGTCGACCGCATTGCAGGCCAGCGGGTATGGGAAGAGGCCATTTTTCATCTCTATAACCGGATTCTCGATCGAGGCGGCCTTTTGCTGGTGAGTCTGGCCGATTTGCCGGCCAGTCTGCCTTTTGAGTTGCCGGATCTGATCTCCAGATTCAGTCACGGGCTGGTCATCCAGTTGGGTATCTACCGGGATGAGGATCGCCTGACCATTCTTAGGGCCCGTGCCGAGAAGCGTGGCCTGGTGATGGCGGATGATGTGGCCAGCTATATAATGCGCCGGGCGCCCCGAAGGCTCGGTGATTTGCTGGGGATTCTGGATATACTGGATGAAAATTCACTTCAGGCACAGAGACGGCTTACTATCCCGTTTGTGAAGACAGTGATGGGGTGGTGA
- a CDS encoding CDP-alcohol phosphatidyltransferase family protein, with protein sequence MNLHRWRWIPNALTFLRILLIAPFAGALLIGDYRRALLIFFLAAGTDAVDGFLARHFNWRSRLGAIADPLADKALLITAYLMLTLTAVLPVWLFLLVLGRDLLIVVGALAYHYKVGRYDMEPSIPGKINTFIQILVALAIIVLLADLPMQPWVVDAGIILVAVSTVFSGGHYLFVWGLRAWRATRP encoded by the coding sequence TTGAATTTGCACCGCTGGCGCTGGATTCCCAATGCCCTGACGTTCCTGCGCATTCTTCTGATCGCTCCCTTCGCGGGAGCGTTACTGATCGGAGATTATCGCCGAGCGTTGCTGATATTCTTTCTGGCCGCCGGCACAGACGCGGTTGACGGCTTCCTTGCCCGCCATTTCAATTGGCGTTCCAGGCTTGGTGCAATTGCAGATCCTCTCGCCGACAAGGCCTTGTTGATCACCGCGTACCTGATGCTTACTCTCACCGCTGTGCTGCCCGTGTGGCTGTTTCTGCTGGTGTTGGGGCGTGATCTGCTGATTGTAGTCGGCGCTCTGGCCTACCACTACAAGGTTGGTCGATACGATATGGAGCCCAGCATTCCCGGCAAGATCAATACGTTTATCCAGATTCTTGTGGCCCTGGCCATCATCGTGCTTCTGGCGGACCTGCCGATGCAGCCTTGGGTGGTTGATGCCGGCATTATCCTGGTGGCTGTTTCCACCGTGTTCAGCGGGGGGCATTACCTGTTTGTGTGGGGCTTGCGGGCCTGGAGGGCTACCCGGCCATGA
- a CDS encoding DUF2066 domain-containing protein: MSVSGQNPAHRSVSGAWVVALFTVLLSGFSAQATAVTVSGLYSVKVPVEGSSPGQLAQGYADGLSQVLVRVSGTRDVLAMEGVEALLSDAESLLLSYQVARGESGQSVLSMSFGAVGVNRALAAIDAPVWGANRPLTLAWIAAEDRGSRTLVTRLGDGSGQEDAGTWRAAFDEAARKRGLPVALPPSDFSSDRELLSDIWGQFIGRVKSASGNLDHDVLALVRVSRAGGQWRAGWVFDGMAMNAGEESVTADTPEALAEATINRWAELYASRYAVAASEVGDSPQVDIVLRGVTSLEDYAGANKVLEGLTPVVSVGAHRVRDEQLTLRVAFSGELDQLREYIALDPRFVPMEADVPAEPPVTARTAEGQVASSGSNPQEVPESEVSQPAGPDQQTSAEASEETALFTYQPVPVDEEDAREAFESLYQVLYYRWQPSSVIGSDGGE, from the coding sequence ATGTCAGTATCAGGGCAAAATCCGGCACACAGGTCTGTATCCGGGGCGTGGGTAGTTGCGTTGTTCACCGTTCTGCTGTCTGGGTTTTCCGCCCAGGCGACCGCGGTGACGGTTTCCGGTCTCTATTCGGTAAAGGTGCCAGTGGAAGGGTCCTCGCCGGGTCAACTCGCCCAGGGGTATGCAGACGGGCTGAGCCAGGTACTGGTAAGGGTTTCCGGTACCCGAGACGTACTGGCGATGGAGGGCGTTGAAGCCCTGCTGTCCGATGCCGAGTCGTTACTGCTTTCCTATCAGGTTGCCCGTGGCGAGTCCGGCCAGAGTGTTCTGAGCATGTCCTTCGGAGCGGTTGGCGTGAACCGCGCGCTGGCTGCAATTGATGCGCCTGTGTGGGGTGCCAACAGACCGCTCACGCTGGCCTGGATTGCTGCCGAGGATCGTGGCTCGAGAACACTCGTAACACGGCTTGGGGACGGCTCTGGTCAGGAAGACGCGGGAACCTGGAGGGCTGCGTTCGATGAGGCGGCCAGAAAGCGTGGCTTGCCCGTGGCGCTGCCCCCGTCAGATTTCAGCTCCGACCGTGAATTGCTCTCGGATATCTGGGGGCAGTTTATTGGTCGGGTGAAGTCTGCGTCCGGGAATCTGGACCATGATGTGCTCGCTTTGGTGCGGGTCAGCCGTGCTGGCGGGCAATGGCGTGCCGGCTGGGTCTTCGATGGTATGGCCATGAATGCCGGGGAAGAGTCGGTAACCGCCGATACCCCGGAAGCACTGGCGGAGGCGACGATAAACCGCTGGGCGGAGCTATACGCCAGCCGATACGCGGTTGCTGCATCGGAAGTGGGCGATTCGCCCCAGGTGGACATTGTGCTGCGTGGCGTTACGTCGCTTGAAGACTATGCCGGCGCCAATAAGGTGCTGGAAGGACTGACCCCCGTGGTTAGCGTTGGTGCCCATCGGGTACGGGACGAACAACTGACCCTGCGGGTGGCTTTCTCCGGTGAGCTGGACCAGCTGCGGGAGTACATCGCCCTGGATCCGCGCTTCGTTCCAATGGAAGCCGATGTTCCGGCAGAACCTCCGGTTACCGCCCGTACAGCAGAGGGCCAGGTGGCGTCGTCTGGGTCGAACCCGCAAGAGGTGCCCGAGAGCGAGGTATCGCAGCCGGCTGGCCCGGATCAGCAAACCTCTGCTGAGGCGTCTGAAGAGACTGCCCTGTTTACCTATCAGCCGGTGCCCGTCGATGAGGAAGATGCCAGGGAGGCGTTCGAATCCCTGTACCAGGTTCTGTATTATCGTTGGCAACCGTCTTCTGTCATCGGGAGCGATGGCGGCGAATAA
- the purM gene encoding phosphoribosylformylglycinamidine cyclo-ligase, with product MSEQKPSLTYRDAGVDIDAGNELVSRIKDTAARTRRPEVLGGLGGFGAMVSIPAGYNEPVLVSGTDGVGTKLRLAMQLDKHDSIGIDLVAMCVNDLVVGGAEPLFFLDYYATGKLNVDVATQVVAGIGEGCEQAGCALVGGETAEMPGMYEGDDYDLAGFCVGVAERSEIIDGGRVQAGDVLIALGSSGPHSNGYSLIRKILEVSNADLEQPMGDTTLANALMAPTRIYVKNLLQLIREVDVRALSHITGGGLPENIPRVLPNGTIAAIDTNSWSLPPVFQWLKDNGGVASEEMYRTFNCGIGMIVCVPANQKELALDTLKALGEHAWQVGLIERADDEQADACVRYAPGLLSA from the coding sequence ATGAGCGAACAGAAGCCCTCCCTGACCTACCGCGATGCTGGCGTAGATATTGATGCCGGCAATGAACTCGTCAGCCGAATCAAGGACACCGCCGCGCGCACCCGCCGCCCCGAGGTTCTTGGCGGTCTCGGCGGCTTCGGCGCCATGGTCTCCATCCCCGCCGGATATAACGAACCGGTTCTGGTTTCCGGCACCGACGGAGTGGGCACAAAGCTCAGGCTGGCCATGCAACTGGACAAGCACGACAGCATCGGGATCGATCTGGTCGCCATGTGCGTGAACGATCTGGTTGTCGGCGGCGCTGAACCGCTTTTCTTCCTCGACTACTACGCGACCGGCAAGCTGAACGTAGACGTTGCCACTCAGGTGGTTGCCGGGATCGGCGAGGGCTGCGAGCAGGCTGGCTGTGCGCTGGTCGGCGGTGAAACCGCTGAAATGCCGGGCATGTACGAAGGCGACGACTACGATCTGGCTGGCTTCTGTGTAGGCGTTGCCGAACGCAGCGAAATCATTGACGGCGGCCGCGTCCAGGCCGGAGACGTGCTGATTGCCCTGGGCTCTTCCGGCCCCCACTCCAACGGCTACTCCCTGATCCGGAAAATTCTGGAAGTCAGCAACGCCGACCTCGAGCAGCCAATGGGCGACACCACCCTGGCCAACGCTTTGATGGCACCGACTCGAATCTACGTAAAGAATCTTCTGCAGCTGATCCGGGAAGTCGACGTCCGTGCCCTCTCCCACATCACTGGTGGTGGCCTGCCGGAAAATATTCCCAGGGTGCTGCCGAACGGCACCATCGCTGCCATCGATACCAACAGCTGGTCATTGCCCCCGGTATTCCAGTGGCTCAAGGACAACGGCGGCGTTGCCAGTGAAGAGATGTACCGCACCTTTAACTGTGGTATCGGCATGATTGTTTGCGTGCCTGCCAACCAGAAGGAGCTGGCCCTGGATACTCTGAAAGCACTGGGCGAGCATGCCTGGCAGGTAGGCCTGATCGAACGTGCCGATGACGAACAGGCAGATGCCTGCGTTCGCTACGCACCGGGGCTGCTGTCGGCATGA
- the purN gene encoding phosphoribosylglycinamide formyltransferase codes for MKADQTPLPKILVLASGSGTNLQALIDASRERDFPGQIIAVGCNQPGAFALERAAQANIETFVVNHKNFESRDEFDASLMAEILRYNPDLIVLAGFMRILTTDFVRAFRGKMLNIHPSLLPKYTGLNTHRRALEAGDTVHGVSIHFVTEELDGGPVIAQAEVAIVSDDTPESLAEKVQAKEHILYPIVVRWFCEGRIQLGSDYVLFDGEPLNAPMRLPDN; via the coding sequence ATGAAGGCAGATCAGACCCCGTTACCGAAAATCCTGGTGCTCGCCTCCGGAAGCGGCACCAACCTTCAGGCACTGATTGACGCCAGCCGGGAGCGGGATTTTCCCGGGCAGATCATTGCCGTTGGCTGCAACCAGCCCGGCGCGTTTGCCCTTGAGCGCGCGGCCCAGGCCAATATCGAGACCTTTGTGGTAAACCACAAGAATTTCGAGTCCCGGGATGAGTTTGATGCCTCCCTGATGGCGGAAATCCTCCGATACAATCCGGATCTGATTGTCCTGGCAGGCTTCATGCGCATTCTGACCACGGATTTTGTTCGGGCATTCCGGGGTAAGATGCTGAACATTCACCCGTCCCTGTTACCAAAGTACACCGGACTGAATACTCACCGTCGTGCACTGGAAGCGGGCGATACCGTACATGGCGTTTCCATCCACTTCGTTACCGAAGAGCTGGATGGTGGCCCCGTGATTGCCCAGGCAGAAGTGGCGATTGTTTCCGATGACACGCCAGAAAGCCTCGCGGAGAAGGTACAGGCCAAGGAACACATCCTCTACCCCATTGTTGTACGCTGGTTCTGTGAGGGCCGGATTCAACTTGGTAGCGATTATGTGTTGTTCGACGGCGAACCCTTGAACGCTCCGATGCGCCTGCCGGACAACTGA